The nucleotide sequence aaaataaaggttttagAGTGGCCAAGACAAAGTCTGACCTTCAATCCATTTGAGATGCAGTAGTGAGACCTTCAAAGGGCAGTTTTTGCTCAAAAAATATCTAATGTGGCTGAAATACCACTaatctgcagagaagagtgggtcaaaattcctccatggtgatgtaaaagactgatcacagaCTTTAACTGCAGTTATTGCTGCCAAAGGCGGTCCAACCAGCTATTAGGTTCAGAAGTTCagggggggcaattacttttcaCTGGGGTGATATAAGTTTTCAATTATTCTTCAGTCACAACTTAAAAACgacattctgtgttttgtggattATCTCAGTATAATGTCCAATAAACTACAAATAATAGTTAAATAGTTTGATGATCTGCAACATTTAAGTGtgataaatctgcaaaaatagaTGAATCCTATAGGAGGGCAATTACTTTGACACAAcactatatatgtgtgtgtgtgtgtgtgtgtgtgtgtgtgtgtgtgtgtgtgtgtgtgtgtgtgtgtgtgtgtgtgtgtgtgtgtgtgtgtgtgtgtgtgtgtgtgtgtgtgtgtgtgtgtgtgtgtgtgtgtgtgtgtgtgtgtgtgtgtgtgtgtgtgtgtgtgtgtgtgtgtgtgtgtgtgtgtgtgtgtgtgttacatacATGTCCACCAGATTGGCGTTTACATATTTACACATGTGTAGTTGTTGCATTTGCAGTGTAGCACACTAGTTCATTCATTTGTCAACAGTGTGTACATTAAGTCAAGCCAGATGTTGAGTTGTCCAAATGTCACCATGCACCACACTAAATAACCCACTTCCCTTACCCTTACTCTGTTCTTAATACCACAACAAGACACACCCACCTCACTGTTGACAAACGTGAATGAAGCATCCTGATGCCACTTGAGTGTATGGATTTTTAGAGAAAACAATAAgtagcaaaaactgaaaaaggaaaGTTTCCTAGCCATACATTTGGCGCCCTTTGTAGCCTGGGGCATTTGGCAGTTGGTGATCTTTGCCTGATTGTACCCTGCAGACATTTAGgacttaaaaatatattataattTCTTTCACCCTTCACCTAAAATACCCTGTGGGTAACCAGTACTTACCAAATAATTAGAGTATAATTAGTTGTTTCTTTCTTCCATAATACccaaatgttgtttccttgttcTGGTACCAAGTGGAACCAGTAACTTTTTATATTAACTGATTCATGTGCTGAAATTATGCTGCATGTAAGGAATTGGGCAGAAAATGTTGAAGACCTCCTCACTTACTCTTTCTCACAGTACACTAGTCTAAATGGAGCTGACAGCTAATCCAGAGAAGAAGCTGATGAATGATGGCACGATTGCCAATTGTCCACCATCGAAGTGTAATGAGAGAGGCCAGTGGGCCAATAAgagtgaatttattttatcagtaGTTGGAGAAATCATTGGTCTGGGCAACGTTTGGAGGTTTCCATATCTGTGCTTCAAGaatggaggaggtgaggatgtgattaaaaaaagtcGTATTGTACATTGTATTGTGAATCTGTTGCTTCATAAATCAAATTGTGTTAAGTCATTGATATGTCTATTAAAATGTTCTAACTTTGTATCATTACTTTGCTAAATTCTAATCATTAGGAGCTTTCTTGATCCCCTATGTGTTGACTTTGGTCTCTTGTGGAATCCCcattttcttcctggaggtGTCTGTGGGACAGTTAACTGGTCAGGGTGGAGTCACATGTTGGAGGAAAATATGTCCTTTATTTGAAGGTACAACTAGCGCTGCTGAGCATTTGGTAAATGTATTGTAGTATTACTCCCTTTTGTtaaatttgctgttttattgaTAGGTTTAGGCTATGGCAATATAATGATTGCACTTTACACGTTGATGTACTACATCATCATTCTGGCTTGGGCCTTCCTCTACTTATTCTCCTCCTTCCACACTGTGCTGCCCTGGGCCAGCTGCAACAACACCTGGAACACAGGTACACAACTGCTTTGTGTCAGTGGCTCAATAGTAGGTGCCATGACTTTATACTGGAATAAAATTCTAACACTTTCCAACCTTCTTCCACGACAAGAGAACTGCGTTGATTATGGCCAGAATGATTCATTTTATGGCACTGCCAATCACAATACAACATCTTCAGTTCAAGAATTCTGGCAGTAAGTATTCACAATACTAAAGTTATTTTAGAGTCATAAAAATGTGCCTTGACAGTTTTCTTTCTCTGAACACAGGAGGAGAGTTCTGGGTTTGTCTGGAGGCATTGAGGAGATGGGTAATATGCGCTGGGACCTGGCTGGGTGTCTTCTACTGGGCTGGGTTATCTGTTACTTTTGTATCTGGAAAGGAGTCAAGACATCAGGAAAGGTGAGATGTGTACATTTATCCTGCACATGGAGGTGAAGGTGCAAAAACCTCCACTAAAATGCTTTTTGCTGCACTTCGTGGAAAGTCATTACATATGTAATGATGCTTCTTTCTCAGGTCGTCTATTTCACAGCCACTTTCCCCTACGTGATGCTGATTGCGTTGCTGATCCGAGGTGCGACATTGCCAGGAGCTGCAGATGGAATTCGATTTTACCTTTCCCCTGATCTAACACGTCTAACTGATCCTCAGGTAAGATTTATGTGGAAGAGATAAGTCAGTGTATAACTggtacactgtaaaacacaccAGTATGGTTTTATAGCAGATTTTACAATGacaaaattttatttgtttaaataaaagaaactgtaGTGAGCGTGCCTTGCAGAATCTGactatcagattttttttaaaagcagtagTGTGTAGAATTTAGTCTCATCTAGCTGTAGATCCTTGATTGACCACTTGGGGCTGCTCAAAAGGTGAGTCAATACCCAGAGCTCCTCTTTTTAACAtacccaactttacagcagaaatgaacTTGTTTTCAAGTTTATTGGCTCCTTTTGAAACAAAGGAGCAGCAGTTccactctgagctccctccagatgcttcttaccctatctctaaggctgagtctAGCCACCCTACCAAGGAAACCCATTCTGGCTGCTTGTATCCACAATCTCATCCTTctggtcactacccagagctcatgaccataggtgaggatTAAGACAGAATAGTAAACCTAAAGTGTTTTATCCCAGCTCAGCTCTCTTGTCACCACAATGGTGCAACTCCTACAATACTTACTATGAGACACTAAATACTTAAACTCCTCTGCTTGAGGCCAGAGGGTTACACTGGATTCTGGCAGAGAATGATGACGTCAGACATGGAGGTGCTAACTTTCATTCCCAGTGTTTAAAAAACTCTCACCAAAACCCACATCTTCTCCCTGGTGGCatacactgaaaaatgttttcaatatAAATAGTGTACATGCTTGGACATCCTTACCTGTTCAAGCATGAGCTTGATGAACTTTGTGCCGAGGTGCAGTTGTAGCTCTGCAAGGTTACTGGGGACTTGGCAGGTTGTCTGGATGTTGTCTTTTCATTCTGACAGCATTCATTATTATGGCCCCTgaattaagtaaaaataaatgtcacacaTACTGAGCAGTGTataagtacactgtaaaaaaaataaaatgccatttttacagcaaaattctggcagctgtggttgccagaatgCTACCGtacaattacagtaaaacattttctacttttatgGTAAAGAAATTTATTGATgtagttgattttagggttaaaaaacgtgcatcattatatattttactgttaaaaaaagttttaacctttaaaaattggaaaatttacatgaaaataccatataaaataaagtttgtgtaacgTATTAtaaattttacagtatttttccatcatcagcacaacagttagtgtctttaacattaaatatatgtagTTTTAGCAAAAACTGCGGTTAAAGCTgtcaaatattaaagcatatgtcagTTATTAACACAAACATTAACACTTACTTTACTGTCCCAGGTGTGGATGGATGCTGGAAGCCAGATATTCTTCTCCTATGCTGTCTGCTCAGGCTCTCTGCCGTCTTTGGGAAGttacaataaatacaacaacaacTGCTACAAGTAAGAAAAATACATATCATGCTGTCTAGTGCCTCTACTTGTTCATATGACACATGATAGAGTCCGTAATAatcttttctttaatttcagagACACTTTTGCCTTGTGCACACTAAACAGTTTAACCAGCTTTGTTGCTGGATTTGCAGTCTTCTCCATCCTTGGCTTCATGTCGTATGAGTTGGGCGTCGACATCTCCACAGTGGCTGAATCAGGTATGGAATGGTTTACAAATAAATACTTTGTTGCATATTTGCTCACTTTTAACACTATATAAAATGCACATGTCAATGGGTTTTTGTGTTTACCCAAAAC is from Amphiprion ocellaris isolate individual 3 ecotype Okinawa chromosome 10, ASM2253959v1, whole genome shotgun sequence and encodes:
- the LOC111586387 gene encoding sodium- and chloride-dependent betaine transporter-like — protein: MELTANPEKKLMNDGTIANCPPSKCNERGQWANKSEFILSVVGEIIGLGNVWRFPYLCFKNGGGAFLIPYVLTLVSCGIPIFFLEVSVGQLTGQGGVTCWRKICPLFEGLGYGNIMIALYTLMYYIIILAWAFLYLFSSFHTVLPWASCNNTWNTENCVDYGQNDSFYGTANHNTTSSVQEFWQRRVLGLSGGIEEMGNMRWDLAGCLLLGWVICYFCIWKGVKTSGKVVYFTATFPYVMLIALLIRGATLPGAADGIRFYLSPDLTRLTDPQVWMDAGSQIFFSYAVCSGSLPSLGSYNKYNNNCYKDTFALCTLNSLTSFVAGFAVFSILGFMSYELGVDISTVAESGPGLAFIAYPRAVALMPLPQLWAAFFFIMIVLLGLDSQFMYLEGAVTSVSDMYLSFFFTGHRRKLLLLLICLVCLVTGLFMVTEGGLYVFLLFDYYACSGMPIMFFGILETVCVGWVFGADRYYGKIKEMIGYRPSPYMKYCWRFLTPSVCIGILLFSLVRFTPLRYNNTYIYPDWGYAIGIFLALSSVLLTPLYFLYVMAVTPGTMRQRLTTLCTPAAELLHPRKTPYQEPPLFDSVCSEQD